A section of the Nitrospirota bacterium genome encodes:
- a CDS encoding DUF433 domain-containing protein: MHQKVAVFDKHFDAREVASYGVMEAGHYLRIPRTTIRDWISGRHYRSITGVRFSKPIIQVPDPDMKLLSFMNLVEIHVLDAIRRKHDIPLEKVRAAMNYLSKQFPSRHPLADQEFVIDGLNLFIKKFSQLINISQEGQLAIQEILRAHLHRIERDIKGIPVRLYPFTRKRHLQEEPKAVVIDPLISFGRPVLVGTGIPTAVIAERYKAGESMDALAEDYGRQRFEIEEAIRCELTLEAA; encoded by the coding sequence ATGCATCAAAAGGTGGCAGTGTTCGACAAACACTTTGATGCGCGAGAAGTGGCTTCTTACGGCGTCATGGAGGCTGGGCATTATTTGCGCATTCCACGCACGACAATTCGAGACTGGATTTCAGGCCGGCATTACCGCAGCATCACCGGTGTCCGTTTCTCCAAACCGATCATCCAGGTGCCCGATCCGGACATGAAGTTGCTCTCTTTCATGAACCTCGTGGAGATCCACGTCCTCGATGCCATTCGTCGCAAGCATGACATCCCATTAGAAAAAGTCAGAGCCGCGATGAACTACCTCTCGAAGCAATTTCCTTCGAGACATCCCTTGGCCGATCAGGAATTCGTCATCGATGGACTGAACCTCTTCATCAAAAAATTCAGCCAATTGATCAACATCTCTCAGGAAGGACAATTGGCCATCCAAGAAATCCTCCGGGCACACCTCCATCGAATTGAGAGAGACATCAAGGGGATCCCTGTCCGGTTGTATCCCTTTACGCGGAAACGCCACCTCCAAGAGGAACCCAAGGCCGTCGTCATCGACCCACTGATCTCCTTCGGCCGGCCCGTGTTAGTGGGGACCGGCATTCCGACCGCCGTGATTGCGGAACGTTACAAGGCAGGTGAATCAATGGATGCGCTCGCAGAGGATTATGGACGCCAGCGGTTCGAAATCGAAGAAGCCATCAGGTGCGAACTCACCCTCGAAGCTGCCTGA
- a CDS encoding NAD(P)-dependent alcohol dehydrogenase: protein MLSTHGYAAITAKATLQPFEFARRDVGPHDLLIAITHCGICHSDIHQARDEWGGSIFPMVPGHEIVGTVAGIGSGVKNFRAGDRVGVGCFVDSCRTCTACREGSEQYCDAGMILTYNGRDKDGQLTQGGYSRQIVVDENYVLRIPSALSPAGAAPLLCAGITTYSPLRHWGVGKYHKLAVVGLGGLGHMAIKIAKALGTEVTVLSTSERKRQDAMRLGATDFALTSQPETFTRLQRRFDFVLDTVSAPHNYNDYLHLLKTDGTMILVGVPDKPTLLEPFPLILHRRRIAGSVIGGIRETQEMLDFCAAHHIESDVEVIPIQQVNEAYERVLKGDVRFRFVIDLASLS, encoded by the coding sequence ATGCTATCGACTCACGGTTATGCGGCGATCACCGCCAAAGCCACCCTGCAACCATTCGAATTCGCACGACGGGACGTGGGACCTCATGACCTGCTCATTGCGATCACCCATTGCGGCATCTGCCACTCGGACATTCATCAAGCCCGCGACGAATGGGGCGGCTCGATTTTCCCCATGGTGCCGGGACACGAAATCGTCGGCACCGTGGCGGGCATTGGGTCCGGTGTGAAGAATTTCAGGGCGGGAGACCGGGTTGGTGTCGGCTGCTTTGTGGATTCCTGCCGTACTTGCACAGCCTGCCGTGAGGGATCTGAGCAATATTGCGATGCGGGCATGATCCTGACATACAACGGCCGCGACAAGGACGGCCAGCTGACACAAGGCGGTTACTCTAGACAGATTGTCGTGGATGAGAACTATGTGCTGAGGATTCCCTCAGCACTGTCGCCTGCAGGAGCAGCTCCACTCTTGTGCGCGGGAATTACGACATACTCCCCGCTACGCCATTGGGGAGTCGGGAAATATCACAAGCTGGCAGTTGTCGGTTTGGGCGGACTCGGCCATATGGCTATAAAGATCGCGAAGGCGCTGGGAACTGAGGTCACCGTGCTCAGCACATCCGAACGGAAGCGGCAGGATGCGATGCGATTGGGAGCAACCGACTTCGCCCTCACCTCACAGCCCGAGACGTTTACCAGACTGCAGCGGCGATTTGATTTTGTCCTTGATACGGTATCAGCTCCTCACAACTATAACGATTATCTTCATTTATTGAAGACCGATGGCACGATGATCCTTGTCGGTGTGCCGGACAAGCCAACTCTGCTGGAACCCTTTCCGCTCATTCTGCATCGCCGCCGAATCGCCGGGTCGGTGATCGGCGGGATCCGAGAAACCCAGGAGATGCTCGACTTCTGTGCCGCACACCACATCGAGTCTGATGTTGAAGTGATTCCAATCCAGCAAGTAAACGAGGCCTATGAGCGAGTCCTCAAGGGCGATGTGCGGTTCCGGTTCGTGATCGATCTGGCGTCGTTGAGTTGA
- a CDS encoding restriction endonuclease subunit S, whose translation MKRWPNKPLGELLKIQNGFAFKSELFNDDGKGLPIIRIRDLARGFSETFYDGEHDPAFEVENGDFLIGMDGEFHCYRWQGGKALLNQRVCRLQNFSRDLNAGYVFYGINDHLREIEDNTAFVTVKHLSSKQIASIEMSVPPLEEQERLVKLLDETDELRKLRAQADRRTATLIPSLFSKMFGPDAPGSVTWQTATVAELAAAHEGSIRTGPFGSDLRHSEFFEEGVPVLGIDNVVENEFRWTKSRCIPESKFAEMKRFVVFPGDVLVTIMGTVGRCSIAPEGLPVCISTKHLCTITLDRTKAHPRFIWGAFLHDASVKQQTRSVGKGAIMEGWNSTIIKRLRLRVPPLTLQKQFAARVSEIRAMKIEQAASRRRLDDLFQSILHHAFNGEL comes from the coding sequence ATGAAACGCTGGCCGAACAAACCGCTTGGCGAGTTGCTGAAGATTCAGAATGGTTTCGCCTTCAAGTCGGAGCTGTTTAACGATGATGGCAAGGGGCTTCCAATCATTCGCATCCGAGATTTGGCGCGTGGATTCAGCGAGACATTCTACGATGGCGAACACGACCCTGCATTCGAGGTTGAGAATGGCGATTTCTTGATTGGTATGGATGGCGAGTTCCACTGCTACCGCTGGCAGGGTGGAAAGGCTTTACTCAACCAACGAGTTTGCCGTCTCCAGAATTTCAGCCGTGACCTTAACGCAGGTTACGTTTTTTACGGCATCAACGACCACCTTCGCGAAATCGAGGACAACACCGCGTTTGTCACGGTGAAGCATTTGTCGTCGAAGCAAATAGCCAGCATTGAAATGAGCGTACCGCCGCTGGAGGAGCAGGAGCGGTTGGTGAAGTTGCTGGACGAAACCGACGAGTTGCGGAAGCTGCGCGCTCAAGCCGACCGCCGCACCGCCACCCTCATCCCTTCCCTCTTCAGCAAAATGTTCGGCCCTGACGCTCCAGGTTCAGTCACCTGGCAGACTGCGACTGTTGCAGAACTTGCTGCGGCACACGAAGGCAGCATTCGCACCGGACCATTTGGAAGCGATTTGCGTCACTCGGAATTTTTCGAGGAGGGAGTTCCGGTTCTTGGCATTGATAACGTAGTGGAGAATGAGTTCCGTTGGACGAAATCGCGTTGCATCCCAGAATCCAAGTTCGCAGAGATGAAGCGGTTCGTCGTTTTCCCCGGTGATGTCCTCGTGACAATCATGGGCACAGTTGGGAGGTGTTCCATTGCTCCTGAAGGGCTTCCGGTTTGCATCAGCACGAAGCACCTTTGCACAATTACACTCGATCGAACGAAAGCACATCCCCGGTTCATTTGGGGAGCGTTCTTGCATGACGCATCCGTCAAACAGCAAACCCGATCAGTTGGAAAGGGTGCAATAATGGAAGGCTGGAACTCGACCATCATCAAACGACTCAGATTGCGAGTTCCGCCGTTGACGCTGCAAAAGCAGTTCGCCGCCCGCGTGTCAGAAATCCGTGCGATGAAAATTGAGCAAGCCGCCTCCCGCCGCCGCTTGGATGATCTCTTCCAATCCATACTCCACCACGCTTTCAACGGAGAGCTATAA
- a CDS encoding DNA gyrase inhibitor YacG has protein sequence MICPLCHQSSTWEGNHWRPFCSEQCQLTDLGAWAAEDYRLPGPTIMIDTSLPDSMERNDDAAPRQEH, from the coding sequence ATGATCTGCCCCCTCTGTCACCAATCCAGCACCTGGGAAGGCAACCACTGGCGCCCCTTCTGCTCCGAACAGTGTCAATTGACCGACCTCGGCGCCTGGGCAGCAGAAGACTATCGACTACCAGGTCCCACCATCATGATCGACACTTCGCTCCCCGACTCGATGGAGCGAAACGACGATGCAGCGCCCCGGCAAGAGCATTAA